A genomic region of Deinococcus sp. KSM4-11 contains the following coding sequences:
- a CDS encoding zinc ribbon domain-containing protein, with protein MASAVRAAQLTVHTALLHHAAGHPLSLVDAAPGRAAPLPRLAPDARVWPPTVTQQRLVGELQHLRGSLGWPSMPASALGWAVSSVAQVWRAPALRPRRVSDLTTLDALPPPVIALRNVLPVDEVTLEILGLGDHALVEADLYLLPTPFAQALWHRHHARLGREAERLTQAEAAFFSGGAPQPAADALRLRARYASVGLLLDGRSAPPAPPPGAPTCRDQVVLRDVGTPTAPRWEVVWSFHVPAPSRWLVDDVLGVDPGQRHTWAYASAAMHGVIPRPHAGAWVWPALDPGPGITPHGERRARAWARRALFERMRPGHEQLIALALMHRVCAVEDVAWGGFRWHGSYADYAGDPGIGIRAALDWLTALAPVHGVELIRTPPAYSTRTCSRCGRVRPRPGSGRPFTCPCGQREAADINAARNHRQRALQMLAARRDG; from the coding sequence ATGGCCAGCGCCGTGCGCGCGGCGCAGCTCACCGTGCATACGGCCCTGCTGCACCACGCTGCGGGCCACCCGCTCAGCCTGGTCGACGCCGCGCCGGGCCGGGCGGCGCCGCTCCCCCGCCTGGCGCCCGATGCGCGGGTGTGGCCGCCCACGGTGACCCAGCAGCGCCTCGTGGGTGAGCTCCAGCACCTGCGCGGGAGCCTCGGCTGGCCGTCCATGCCGGCGAGCGCGCTTGGGTGGGCGGTCAGCAGCGTGGCGCAGGTGTGGCGCGCCCCCGCCCTGCGGCCGCGCCGCGTCAGCGATCTGACGACCCTAGATGCCCTCCCACCGCCTGTCATCGCGCTGCGCAACGTGCTGCCGGTCGATGAGGTCACCCTGGAGATTCTCGGCCTCGGTGACCACGCCCTGGTGGAGGCCGACCTGTACCTGCTGCCGACGCCCTTTGCCCAGGCCCTGTGGCACCGCCATCACGCTCGGCTGGGGCGGGAAGCCGAGCGGCTGACGCAGGCAGAAGCCGCGTTCTTTAGCGGTGGTGCGCCCCAGCCGGCGGCTGACGCGTTGCGCCTGCGGGCCCGGTACGCCTCCGTGGGGCTGCTACTGGACGGCCGCAGCGCGCCACCGGCGCCGCCACCGGGCGCTCCGACCTGCCGCGACCAGGTCGTCCTGCGTGACGTAGGCACCCCCACGGCGCCGCGCTGGGAAGTGGTGTGGTCGTTTCACGTCCCGGCGCCCAGCAGGTGGCTCGTTGATGACGTCCTGGGCGTCGACCCTGGTCAGCGCCACACCTGGGCGTACGCGTCAGCGGCCATGCACGGGGTGATCCCGCGGCCACACGCCGGGGCGTGGGTCTGGCCTGCCCTGGATCCTGGCCCAGGCATCACCCCTCACGGCGAGCGGCGCGCCCGGGCGTGGGCACGGCGGGCCCTGTTTGAACGCATGCGGCCAGGGCATGAGCAGCTGATCGCCCTCGCGCTGATGCACCGGGTGTGCGCGGTGGAAGACGTCGCCTGGGGCGGCTTCCGCTGGCACGGCAGCTACGCGGACTACGCCGGCGATCCCGGAATCGGCATCCGCGCCGCGTTGGACTGGTTGACGGCGCTGGCCCCGGTGCACGGTGTGGAGCTCATCCGCACCCCGCCGGCGTACTCCACGCGCACCTGCTCACGGTGCGGCCGGGTTCGGCCGCGGCCGGGGAGCGGGCGGCCGTTCACGTGCCCGTGCGGCCAGCGGGAAGCGGCGGACATCAACGCGGCGCGCAACCACCGGCAGCGCGCCCTGCAGATGCTGGCGGCCCGCCGTGACGGGTGA
- a CDS encoding helix-turn-helix domain-containing protein, translated as MQLDELTQAINTTLPALLDRVTALQQGSGQADTILNTAEAAKLLRIGQPVLIELVKQGMIPGWYVGNGWRFSRAQVLAAFHAQAQRAADAARGGADD; from the coding sequence GTGCAACTCGACGAACTGACCCAGGCTATCAACACCACCCTCCCCGCGCTCCTTGACCGCGTGACCGCCCTGCAGCAGGGCTCGGGGCAGGCGGACACCATCCTGAACACCGCGGAAGCGGCGAAGCTGCTGCGGATCGGCCAGCCGGTGCTCATTGAGCTGGTCAAACAGGGCATGATTCCCGGCTGGTACGTCGGCAACGGGTGGCGGTTTTCCCGCGCCCAGGTGCTCGCCGCGTTCCATGCCCAGGCGCAGCGCGCGGCCGACGCGGCGCGGGGCGGCGCCGATGACTGA
- a CDS encoding helix-turn-helix domain-containing protein has protein sequence MDQDPPATAWLGAVAFAATAPPDQPDEDVIWIPDHVTVELAVPSPRPGLDAVKAGMWLRLRRKALGLSAQDVVDATGMPRVQYLSHLERGVVHPAHSQYWPALQRALELTASDAAMIEGRKAGVTTGPDVRYPLPIRAAAEGTGARAYLVERDVLVVDHEQRELEVGREYLALAGDRVVRGRAVDVGGRQLLVNDRTVADIQVLGRVVHVGHTI, from the coding sequence ATGGATCAAGACCCCCCAGCCACGGCCTGGCTTGGTGCGGTGGCTTTTGCGGCCACGGCGCCCCCGGATCAGCCGGATGAGGACGTGATCTGGATCCCAGATCACGTCACGGTCGAGCTTGCGGTGCCGTCGCCGCGGCCCGGTCTGGATGCTGTTAAGGCGGGGATGTGGCTGCGTCTTCGCCGCAAGGCCCTCGGCCTCAGCGCCCAGGACGTGGTCGACGCGACCGGCATGCCACGCGTGCAGTACCTCAGCCATCTGGAGCGCGGCGTGGTGCACCCCGCCCACTCGCAGTACTGGCCGGCGCTGCAACGGGCCCTCGAGCTCACCGCGTCCGACGCGGCGATGATCGAAGGGCGGAAGGCGGGTGTCACGACCGGGCCGGACGTGCGCTACCCCCTGCCGATCCGTGCTGCTGCCGAGGGAACGGGCGCCCGTGCCTACCTGGTGGAACGCGACGTGCTTGTGGTTGACCACGAGCAGCGCGAGCTCGAGGTGGGCCGCGAGTACCTGGCCCTCGCCGGTGACCGGGTTGTGCGCGGGCGCGCCGTGGACGTCGGTGGCCGGCAGCTGCTGGTCAACGACCGCACGGTGGCCGACATCCAGGTGCTGGGCCGCGTTGTGCACGTGGGGCACACCATTTAA
- a CDS encoding DnaB-like helicase C-terminal domain-containing protein gives MTVRRPPPRAERATATPPSPTPPPHDAAELAGAALLGAALTSPAALGRLRALGVQAEEFGGAQQRVWRTIEELGGGVVDVVTVAAALGTDPLAALGGPAYLTALATQASTVDTLDAHRAALGQAVHQRRVSQALQTLTRRHAQAPHDFGAALHELTALAGQPIGRPTTGLALGALARTVITQIHHPEPTATLIPTGLPALDAALTVLPCHLVVLAGRPAMGKSLTGLWIALQAAKAGIPGLVISLEMAASELAMRALACEARCDVTGVMRAAHGAPHDLGERGLQRLDAAATRLDALPLHIVDQLQTPEQLEQAIAHAASTGVRLVVVDHLHCIVADDGRSNETVVLGRITAQLKAAARRHGVAIWLLAQLSRAAEYRADHRPVLSDLRQSGEIEAFADTVVMAYRDEYYHPYTPDAGILELIIAKQRHGTVTTVRAGWDGSCQRLVPL, from the coding sequence GTGACGGTGCGCCGCCCACCCCCCCGAGCCGAGCGCGCGACGGCCACGCCGCCCTCCCCCACCCCGCCGCCCCACGACGCCGCCGAGCTCGCGGGAGCGGCCCTGCTCGGCGCCGCGTTGACGAGTCCCGCCGCCCTGGGCCGCCTGCGCGCGCTCGGCGTGCAGGCTGAAGAGTTCGGGGGGGCCCAGCAGCGCGTGTGGCGCACCATCGAGGAGCTCGGCGGCGGGGTGGTGGACGTGGTGACCGTCGCGGCCGCCCTGGGAACAGATCCGCTGGCTGCCCTCGGGGGCCCCGCGTACCTCACGGCCCTCGCGACCCAGGCCTCGACCGTCGACACCCTGGACGCCCACCGGGCCGCCCTGGGCCAGGCCGTCCACCAGCGCCGCGTCAGCCAGGCCCTGCAGACGCTGACCCGCCGCCACGCGCAGGCGCCCCACGACTTCGGCGCCGCGCTCCATGAGCTCACCGCCCTGGCGGGCCAGCCCATCGGGCGCCCCACCACCGGTCTGGCCCTCGGCGCGCTCGCGCGCACGGTGATCACCCAGATCCATCACCCCGAGCCCACTGCCACCCTGATCCCCACCGGGCTGCCGGCGCTGGACGCGGCGCTCACGGTGCTGCCCTGCCACCTGGTCGTGCTGGCCGGTCGCCCTGCGATGGGCAAGAGCCTGACGGGGCTGTGGATCGCGCTGCAGGCGGCCAAAGCCGGAATCCCGGGCCTGGTGATCAGCCTGGAAATGGCCGCGAGCGAGCTCGCCATGCGCGCGCTCGCGTGTGAGGCCCGGTGTGACGTCACCGGCGTGATGCGCGCTGCCCATGGAGCGCCACACGACCTCGGCGAACGTGGCCTGCAACGCCTCGACGCGGCGGCGACGCGGCTGGACGCGCTGCCCCTGCACATAGTGGATCAACTTCAGACCCCAGAACAGCTTGAGCAGGCGATCGCCCACGCCGCCTCGACCGGCGTGCGGCTGGTGGTGGTGGATCACCTGCACTGCATCGTTGCTGATGACGGCCGCAGCAACGAGACGGTGGTGCTGGGGCGAATCACGGCCCAGCTCAAGGCGGCGGCGCGCCGGCATGGCGTGGCGATCTGGCTGCTTGCTCAGCTGTCGCGCGCCGCCGAGTACCGTGCCGACCACCGACCCGTGCTCAGTGACCTGCGCCAGAGCGGTGAAATTGAGGCCTTTGCCGACACCGTGGTCATGGCCTACCGGGATGAGTACTACCACCCCTACACGCCAGACGCCGGGATCTTGGAACTGATCATTGCCAAGCAGCGCCACGGCACGGTCACCACGGTTCGGGCCGGGTGGGACGGGAGCTGTCAGCGGCTGGTTCCGCTCTGA